CTGGAAACCCTCGGAGGGCAAGGGCGCCAGCTGTACATCGCGACCTCCAAGCCGTGGGTCTTCGCCCGGGAAATCGCCCGGCACTTCGACTTCGCCAAACACTTCAAAGTCATTTACGGCAGCGAACTGGATGGCACGCGGACCAACAAGGTCGAGCTGATTGCCCACCTGATGGCCGAAGAAAACCTGGACCCGGCGAACACCCTGATGATCGGCGACCGCAAACACGACCTCATCGGCGCGCGCAGCAACGGACTGGATGCCGCGGCGGTGGGTTATGGTTTTGGCAGCCGGGAAGAGTTGAGCGCAGAAGCGCCGGCGTATCACTTTGAAACGCTGGATGAGATGCACCAGGCGTTTTTGCGGCACTGACACTCAAATGTGGCGAGGGTGCTTGCGCCCGTTGGGTCGCGTAGCGGCCCCAGGATCGGCAAGAACGCCACTGCGACGGCTTCGCCGCCGAACGGGAGCAAGCTCCCTCGCCACAGAATTACTTGCCCGTCAGTTTTTTTAGCGCTGTCTTACGCTCACCAACTGGCAATGCACCCAGCTTCTCTACCGCTGCATAAAACTTCACCCAATCCCCATCCACTTGCCTGAACAACGCCGCAAACGCCGGTACCCATTGGTCGTACAAACCAAACGGCAACAACCGGGCGTTGTTCATCGGTGCGTTGATCCAGGCGTCGTAGCGTTTGTCACCCGTCCATTGGCTATCGCGTAACTGCCGGTATTCGGTGCGCAACCGCTCGAACTCGGCTGCTTTGCGTTGACGCATCAGCTCGCTGGCCAGCGGCTGTGCGTATAGCTGTTCAAGCCGCGTACGAGTGTCCAGCACCAACTGAATAAACTGATCCCGCCGCTGCGCCAGGGCGCCATTGTCCGGCGCCAACCCGCGATGGGCACGCCACTGCCGAGTGCCTTCCTGTTCCACGAACGTGGCGAAAGACTCGTTGAACTCGGTGTCGTCCTTCACATAAAAACGCTGATGCGCCAACTCATGGAAGATCAAGGTCGCCAACCGCTCATCGCCCCAACCCATCATCGAACTGATGATCGGATCGTTGAACCAGCCGAGCGTCGAATAGGCCTCGACACCGCCGATCGACACGTCCATACCTTGCAGTCGCAGCAATGCTGCCTCGCCACGGGCCGCGCTCTGGCTGTAATAGCCGCGATAGGCCACGCAACCGGCGATGGGGAAACAATGGTTTTGCGGTGTGAGGGAAAATTCCGGCGTGGCGAACACGTTCCAGACTACGAACGGTCGGCCAATGTCAGCGTACAAGCGGTAGCTCTGGTTATCCGGCAGATGCAGATGCTGGCTGGCGAACGTTCTTGCCTTTTGCGACTGGGCCAGATGCGCACGCAGCTTCTGATCGCGAGCAGGGTCGGCAATCACCTCGGTAACCGCTTCCCGAGCCCGCAGCAATTGCAGCTGACCACTGGCCAATTGGCCGTAATAGCTGAAGCTTGCGCAGCCGTTGAGCAACAAAAACAACACACCCGGAAACAAAACGCGCAAAACGCGATCAAGTAACCCAAGGCTTGGAAGCGGCCTGATCAAAATAAAATCTCCCTGGAGAGTCTGCCCGCAAGACTATCCCGCCTGACTGGAGCTCCGCTATGCGCAAGATGATGCTGACGGGAGGCCTGTTGATGCTGACAGGCTGTGCAGGATTCGGATTACCCCACCCTGATCCCGCTCAAGCGTGGATCGATCTCCATACGCAGCAACAAGACACCGCGTTGCAAGCGCTGGAAGTCGATGACAAGGCCTCCACCGACAAGCGCTATTTTGAGGTGCAACCCGGCAGCCATGAGTTGACGGTGCGTTATCAATTCCCGGTCGAGCCGAGCAACATCGGGCCTGACGCCGAGCCGCTGTGGCGCGATTGCCAGCTGAATGTGAAATTCAACGGCTTCCATGCGGGTGAGAAATATCAGCTGCAAGCAGGGAATATCGGTTTTCGGCCGTGGGCCAAGCTCTACGACCAACAGCGAAAAGTGATAGGCCAGGGCACACCGGCAGGCTGCCAACGCACTTGATCAGCGCTATGATGAATGACCAATCCTCTGGACATTCATCATGCGCAGGTTGTTACTATTGCTCGCGGCAGGCGCCATCGCCGGTTGCCAGAGCCCGTTGCCGGCGGTCAATCCACAGATGGCGTGGGTCGAATTCTCGACGCCATTCCCCAACGATAAGTTGCTGATGGCGGAGCGACTGGACAAGCAGCGATTGCGCGATGGGCGTTTCTTCCAGGTGACGCCCGGCAGCCATGAGCTGGTCGTTCGTTTCGACTTTGAAGTGCCCGGTGGCGGGGGCTTGGGTGTGATGAATGGTCCTACGGAGCGGCTGTGCTACCTGACCATCCGCTACGAGCATTTCGAAGCAGGCCAGCGTTATGTGCTGGAAGGCCGCTCGATAGCGTTCACGCCCGGCGCTCGGTTGTATAACGCCAAGCGCGAAATCGTCGCTGAAGACCGAGAGTCCTATTGCCTCATGTGAAGCGTATCAGCGCTCGTTTTTCTGGTAGATGATGGCTTTTCTACCGTAGTCGCACGTGCCGACGACCATCGCGGCGTCATGCTTGTCGGCTTCTTCCTTCGACACGATTTCCAGCGTGTAGGAGGGCACGGCATTTGCCTGAATCTTCACTTCGATCTCATTCTTGAGTTCTTCGCAATCTTTGGGCGCTGCAAACGCTGAGGTCGTAAGCACACCACAGATAATTGCCAAGGCAAAACGTTTCATGGTTGAAGCTCCTTTGAGGCAGCACGCAGGTTGATGCGTTTTCGCTGCTGTCATTTATTCGACCACAGTCACGCCAGCCGGGTTTTGTTTCAGCGCAAAAAAATCGCAGCCTGTCGAAGGCTGCGATCACTTATCGCGACAACGCGGATCTAGCTGACCAGTGTGGCATCCAGACTGATCTTCGCATTCAGCACTTTGGACACCGGGCAGCCTTCTTTGGCTTTATTGCTCAGCTCCTCGAACTGCGCCTGGGTCGCGCCAGGAATTTTCGCCTTGAGGATCAATTTCACCGCCGTGATCGCGAACCCGCCGTCCACTTGGTCCAGCGTGACCTCGGCATTGGTATCGATGCTGTCAGCCTTGAGACCGGCATCGCCGAGAATCATAGAAAATGCCATGGAGAAACAACCGGCGTGGGCCGCGCCGATCAGCTCTTCCGGATTAGTGCCCTTGCCGCCCTCGAAACGAGCCTTGAAGCCGTAGGGCGCTTCTCTGAGAACACCGGTTTCCGTGGAAATCGAGCCGATGCCGGTTTTCAGATCACCTTCCCAATGCGCCGATGCTTTCTTGGTAATAGCCATGTCTGCCTCCTCAGGATCCAGCGCGAAGCGTCGCGCCTTCGTGGTTTTCGGTTGCTAGGGTTCTGAGGATAGACGGTGGTGCAAAGTTCACCTGATCTCATAAATCCTACCGTTTACGTAGGATTTTTTGCCTTGGCTATTGAAACTCGGGTATATGCCCTCATTGCATGAAACACGCTTATGGATTCGGCAGGTTTTCGTTTACAAGAAAAAACCTGCGTCCTCAATTTGGAGAAGCAGGTTTATGAAACGACTGTCCGACATCAAATTCTCGACCCTTGACCTTGTGCCCGTGCGCGAGAATGGCAGCGCAGCCCAGTCCCTGCGTAACTCTCTGGACCTGGCGCAGCACGTCGAAAAATTCGGCTACAACCGTTTCTGGGTCGCCGAGCACCACAACATGGATGGCATCGCCAGTTCGGCGACCTCGGTGCTGCTTGGGTATCTGGCCGGCGGCACGTCCACCATTCGGGTCGGCTCCGGTGGCGTGATGTTGCCCAACCACGCGCCGCTGGTGATTGCCGAGCAGTTCGGCACGCTCGAAAGCCTGTATCCGGGCCGGATCGACCTCGGTCTGGGCCGCGCCCCCGGTTCCGATCAGATGACCGCCCGCGCCTTGCGCCGTGAGCGCTCCGGCAGTGCGGACGATTTCCCTGAAGATGTGGCGGAGCTGGTGCGTTACCTCGGCCCACGCACACCGGATCAACGGATCATTGCTATGCCGGGCACGGGCACCAATGTCCCGGTCTGGTTGCTGGGCTCAAGCTTGTTCAGTGCACAGCTGGCGGGTGAGCGCGGTTTGCCCTACGCCTTCGCTTCCCATTTCGCACCGCGTTTCATGCATGAGGCGATTCGGGTCTATCGCAATCACTTCAAGCCTTCGGCGGTATTGGATAAGCCTTATGTGATGCTGGGTGTTCCGCTGGTAGCGGCTGACACCGACGAGCAGGCCGAATATCTGGCAACGTCGGTCTATCAGCGCATCCTCGCACTGATGCGTGGCCAAAGCCTGGTGCAACGTCCGCCGGTGAAAACCATGGACGGCCTGTGGCTGCCCCATGAGAAAGACGCGGTCCATGATTTCCTGGGGCTGGCGATGGTCGGCAGCCCGCAGAAAATCCGCGCCAAACTGGACGTGTTGATTGAGCAGACCCAGGCGGACGAGCTGATTTTTACCTGCGACCTGTACGAACATGCCGATCGCGTGCATTCCTACGAGCTGCTGGCGCAGGTCATGAAAGGCTGACACGCAAGCAGTGTCTAGTCCTGAAATAGGTTTACACCTGTTTCACCCTAACGCCCGATGCACCGCATCGGGCGTTTTGTATTTTAAAGAGAGGTGCGGCCGCTCCTGGTTGTAGATCGTGACGGCCTCTCGCACCATCTGTGTGGCCTGCGCAAAATCCGCAGGTCGGTGGATCAAGAACTCTGTTTTCAAGATGCCGTTGACCCGCTCTGCCAAGGCGTTTTGGTAGCAGTCGTAGCCGTCGGTCATCGAGCAAGTGATGCCATGCTTTGCGTGCATTTCTTGATAAAGGGCCGAGCAGTACTGGGCGCCTCGATCCGAGTGATGGACTAGTTTCTGAACGCTTCGACGTCGCTTCAAAGCCATTCGAAAGGCTTGCACCACGGAGTCGGTGTGCAGACTTTCATGCACGTGATAGCCGACTATTTTTCTCGAAAAGACATCCGTCACTAAACTCAAATAGGCAACGCCATCACGGGTAGGCAGGTACGTAATATCGGCCACCCAGACCTGTTCTGGGCCGGTAGCGACTATTTGTTCCGGGCTTGGTTTCAGCAGATTGGGGTGTCGGCGGAAGCGATGATGGCTGTCGGTCGTCTTGTGATACGCCCGTTTTCTGCGGACCAACTGGCGGCTTTCCCGCAAAACCGCGAACAAACGATCCCGGCCAACATGGAGCTCCTGTTGCTCACGCTGCTCATGCATCATCGAATGCAGCTTGCGAGTGCCGATGCACGGTTGGCGAACACGGACCTTCTCTACAAACGTTATGAGCTGCTGATCCTGGTCGGCCCGAGCCCTGTAGACCCGGTTGCGTTTGTAATAGGCCTGACGGCTTATTCCCATAAATTGGCAAGCCCTGCTGACACTCAGGGTTTGGGTTTGCGCAACGACTTGCCGGGTCGCTTTTTTACGACAGATACGCCGTAGTCATTTTTCAGAACATCGACCACGGCTTCAAAGAATTGGGCTTTCTGAGTTGCCAGCGCCAGTTGTTCTTCGAGTTCTTTGATTCTTTGCTCGGGAGTCAGTGGCAAGGTTGGCTCGTCCATAGGTCTGATCCTCTGGGAACGAATGGAGGCGCCTTGGCTCCAGTCCTGGCGACCATGTTTGCGTAACCAAACCAGCACCGTCGACCGACCCTGAATCCCATAGCGCCGCTGAGCCTCTTTATAACTCAACTCGCCTTTTTCGACCTGGTGGACAACCGATAATTTAAAAGCCAGTGTGTAATCACGCTGACTGCGCTTCGTGCCCGTATCCATTGCACCTTCCTGAAAAGAAGTCAGAAGGTGTAAACCTTATTCAGGACGGGACACAGCGCACAAAAAAGCCGACGCAATCGCGTCGGCTTTTTTCGTTATCGACGGAATCCATCTACCGCTTGTAGACGATTTCCTTGGAACCTTTCTCACAGGTGCCGACGACTTTTCCGTCAGTGGACGTGCCTTTATCAACGATTTCCAGTGAGTAGCCAGAAACGCCTTGGGCATCGAGCTTCGCTGCAATTTCGGCTTTCAGCTCTTCACATGGCTTGCCGTCAGCAAACGCTGTACCCGCGAGGCTCAACAAACCTACCGCCAACATAAACATCTTCATCGGTCGCACTCTCTGGTCGGATCAAAGGGAGCATCCAGCCATCAGCCGGATGCACTCATGTAGCGCTTTGCCATTCCGTATGGCACTCGGCCAGCGCGCAAGTTCAGAAGACTCGCTCAAACTCAGCTGCTGGCAATCCGGAACCCGACTTTGAGCGTTACCTGGAAGTGTGCAGCCTTGCCGTCCTTGATGTGCCCGCGGGTTTCGGTCACTTCAAACCATTCCAGGTGCTTGATGCTCTTGTTGGCTTCGGCCAGTGCGTTGTTGATGGCGTCTTCAATGCTACTGGTGGATGAGCCGACAAGCTCGACTTTCTTGTAAGTGTGATGGTCAGTCATGGGCGTTCTCCTTGGGGTATGAAATACAGCCTAGCAGTGATTTTTCCTATTACTTCTGTCGGCTACTTCCACGCAGAAGTTCAGATTTACTGCACTTTCTCGAACCCCTGGAGTCCCAACCAACACACGCCACTCATCACCAATGCAGGAGAGCCACCATGGCCAACACCTCTTTACGTAAAGCCTCATTGCAAAGCATGGAAGCCGAGATCGAGAGTCTGCTGAAGTCTTTGGAAAACCTGAAGGACGACGCCTCGGACGAGTCGCGTAAAACCCTCAAGGCCTTGAAAGCCAACGCCGAGAGCGCCCTGAAGCATTCGCGTCATCTGCTCAGCGATGCGTACGAAGAAGTCAAAGTCAAAACCCGTGAAACCGGGATTGCCACTCGGGACTACGCCCAGGAACATCCTTGGACTACAGCCGGTGTCGCTGTAGGTGCGCTGGGTCTGCTCGCGGCTTACCTGCTGTGCAAACGCGGCGATTAATCTGCTTGGCGCAGTTCGTTTTTGAGCCACTGCGCCAGTTGCCGAGCGCGTCCGTCCGCTGCGCGCTTGGGTAGCCACAACGCCAGTTGCGCCGGGGTTTCACTGAAGCCCCAGGGCGCAACCAGGCGACCGGCCTTCAAGTCTTCGGCCACCAGCGGTTCAGGGGCAATCGCCACGCCCAGCCCGGCCACTGCCGCCTCCAGCAAATAATACAAATGCTCGAAACCCTGCCCGTACTTCAACGCTTTGCCGTCGAGGCCGCTTTGCTGCGCCCAGCTTGGCCATGCCTGCGGGCGTGAAGTGGTGTGCAGCAACGGCTCGCTGAGCAATGCGCTGGCCGGCGCCTGTTGAAGCCGTTCGTAACCGGCGAAGCGTGGACTCATGACCGGGCCGATGCGTTCGCTGGCCAATTCGTAAACCTGCATGTCCGCAGGCCATGGCGGCTCGGCGAACACCAGCAAAGCGTCCAGCCCCGGACGACGGGGATCGAGATCGCCTTCTCCGGCAGACAGGTGCAGGCGCAAGTCCGGTAGATCAGCATTCAACCGGCCCAACCGCGGGATAAACCAGCGCGCGAGCAGACTTCCCGAACAGCCGAGCACGAACGGGGCGTCGGCGGTGCTTTGGGTCAGTTCAGCGCAGACCGTGCGCAATCGCTCGAAGGCTTCAGCGCTTGCATCGCGTAAGCGCACACCGGCATCTGTGAGTTTAAGGCCGCGACCATCCTTGATGAACAGACTCACGCCGAGATGCGCTTCCAGCACTTTCAATTGTCGGCTGACTGCGCCATGGGTGACGTGCAGTTGCTCGGCAGCCTGACTGACGCTGTTCAGGCGGGCAGTGGCTTCGAATGCGCGAAGCGCGTTCAGCGGGGGAAGATCGTGGCTCATGGGATCTGTGAGTTTTCCTGACAGGTTGTGGCGATCTTATCGGTTTTCAGGCTGAGGCGTCAGGGGTAGAGTTGACTCCATTGTCATCTCACGCATTCAACTGGAGCGACCCATGACCCAGACTAATCTGCGCAACGGCCCCGACGCCAACGGCCTGTTCGGCTCGTTCGGTGGCCGCTACGTCGCCGAAACCCTGATGCCGTTGATCCTCGATCTGGCTCGCGAATATGAAGCGGCCAAGGAAGATCCGGCATTCAAAGAGGAATTGGCCTACTTCCAGCGCGACTACGTCGGACGTCCGAGCCCGCTGTATTACGCCGAACGCCTGACCGAGTTCTGCGGTGGCGCGAAGATTTATCTGAAGCGTGAAGAGCTGAACCACACTGGCGCGCACAAGATCAACAACTGCATCGGGCAGATCCTGCTGGCCCGGCGCATGGGCAAGAAACGCATCATCGCCGAAACCGGCGCCGGCATGCACGGCGTGGCGACCGCCACCGTGGCCGCGCGTTTTGGCCTCGACTGCGTGATCTACATGGGCACCACCGACATCGAGCGCCAGCAAGCCAACGTATTCCGCATGAAACTGCTGGGCGCCGAAGTGATTCCGGTGGTCGCCGGCACCGGCACCCTGAAAGATGCGATGAACGAAGCGCTGCGTGACTGGGTGACCAACGTCGACAGCACTTTTTACCTGATCGGCACCGTGGCCGGTCCGCACCCTTACCCAGCCATGGTCCGCGACTTCCAGTCCGTTATCGGCAAGGAAACCCGTGATCAACTGCAAGCCCAGGAAGGCCGTCTGCCGGACAGCCTGGTGGCGTGCATCGGCGGTGGCTCCAACGCCATGGGCCTGTTCCACCCGTTCCTTGATGACAAGAGCGTCGAGATCATCGGTGTCGAAGCGGCCGGTTACGGTATCGAAACCGGCAAGCACGCGGCCAGCCTGAATGGCGGCGTACCGGGCGTACTGCACGGCAACCGTACCTTCCTGCTGCAGGATGACGACGGCCAGATCATCGATGCGCATTCGATCTCCGCCGGCCTCGACTATCCAGGCATCGGCCCGGAACACGCCTGGTTGCATGACATCGGTCGCGTTCAATACACCTCGGTGACCGATCACGAGGCCCTCGACGCATTCCATAAATGCTGCCGTCTTGAAGGGATTATTCCGGCACTGGAAAGCGCCCATGCCTTGGCCGAAGTGTTCAAACGTGCACCGACCCTGCCTAAAGATCACCTGATGGTGGTCAACCTGTCCGGCCGTGGCGATAAAGACATGCAAACCGTGATGCACCACATGGAACAATCAAAGCAGGAGAAACACTGATGAGCCGCCTGCAAACGCGTTTTGCCGAACTCAAGGAACAAAACCGGGCCGCCCTGGTGACCTTCGTCACCGCCGGCGACCCGAGCTATGACACGTCCCTGGCGATCCTCAAAGGCTTGCCCGGTGCTGGCGCCGACGTGATCGAGCTGGGCATGCCCTTCACCGATCCTATGGCCGACGGCCCGGCAATCCAGCTGGCCAACATTCGTGCCCTGGGTGCCAAACAGAACCTGGCGAAAACCCTGCAAATGGTGCGCGAGTTCCGTGAAGGCAACAGTGATACGCCACTGGTGCTGATGGGTTACTTCAACCCGATCCACATGTACGGCGTGCCACGTTTCATCGCTGACGCCAAAGAGGCCGGCGTGGATGGTCTGATCGTGGTCGACCTGCCGCCCGAGCATAACGGTGAACTGTGCGAACCCGCCCAGGCTGCTGGTCTGGACTTCATTCGTCTGACCACCCCGACAACCGACGATGTACGCCTGCCGACAGTCCTGAACGGCAGCTCCGGTTTCGTCTACTACGTGTCTGTGGCCGGTGTGACCGGTGCCGGCGCGGCGACGCTGGAGCACGTTGAAGAAGCGGTTGCGCGTCTGCGTCGCCACACTGATCTGCCGATCAGCATCGGTTTCGGTATTCGTACACCCGAGCAAGCGGCGTCTATCGCGCGTCTAGCCGACGGTGTCGTGGTGGGTTCGGCGTTGATCGATCACATCGCTAATGCATCGACGCCAGAACAGGCGATTGATGGCGTATTGAGTCTTTGCTCGGCGCTGGCCGATGGCGTGCGTAAGGCCCGCGTCAGCTGAAGGTAAAGTTCCTGATACAGAGGAATTAGAGCCTCGCGGCACAGACTAAACAGCAAGACCGAGGGCTTCAGGACTACGTTCTGAAGCCCTTTTTGCTGTAGGTGCAGTGAGGAAAGACCTGATGAAAATGCCGAAACGTCTGATTGCCAGCCTGGGCGTACTGATGCTCAGTGCCACCCCTTTGCTGCACGCCAGCGCCGATCAGCGCGACGATCACGACCGCGGCGGCCAGCAACAAGGCCATTACGACAACCACGGCGATGATCATCGCGGCCCGCAGGACAACCATCGCGGCGGCCCTCCGCCACGGGACTTTGGCCCGGTGCGTCAGACGATCCGTGACAATCATGGCTATTTCGTACGCGGCGCGCCGCCGCCTCCCGGCATTCATCTCGTACGTGGTCGGCCTTTGCCGCGCGGTTATTACGGAGAGCGTCTGGATCATCGCGCGTTGAGCCGACTGCCGTATTACCCGGGTTACGAATGGCGGCGCGCGGGTGGCGACATTGTGCTGATCGCGGTGGGTACCGGCATCGTCTATGAAATTCTGGAAGGGGTTTTGTAGTGCTGGAGGGACGCGCTTTTGCGTAATGCCAAAAAAGATCGCAGCCTTTGGCAGCTCCTACACAGGATCGCAATCCCGTGTAGGAGCTGCCGAAGGATGAGATCTTTTGAAGTTCACGGCAACTCCAACCCACCCGATGCTTTATGCAGTTTCCGCAAATGTTCGCCAACCTGTTTCAGGTTGGCTTCGTTGGCGGCCATCTCTGCGGCTCGGCTCGGTTCGAGCAACGCTCTCACTTCTTTGTCCA
This DNA window, taken from Pseudomonas fluorescens NCIMB 11764, encodes the following:
- the trpB gene encoding tryptophan synthase subunit beta; protein product: MTQTNLRNGPDANGLFGSFGGRYVAETLMPLILDLAREYEAAKEDPAFKEELAYFQRDYVGRPSPLYYAERLTEFCGGAKIYLKREELNHTGAHKINNCIGQILLARRMGKKRIIAETGAGMHGVATATVAARFGLDCVIYMGTTDIERQQANVFRMKLLGAEVIPVVAGTGTLKDAMNEALRDWVTNVDSTFYLIGTVAGPHPYPAMVRDFQSVIGKETRDQLQAQEGRLPDSLVACIGGGSNAMGLFHPFLDDKSVEIIGVEAAGYGIETGKHAASLNGGVPGVLHGNRTFLLQDDDGQIIDAHSISAGLDYPGIGPEHAWLHDIGRVQYTSVTDHEALDAFHKCCRLEGIIPALESAHALAEVFKRAPTLPKDHLMVVNLSGRGDKDMQTVMHHMEQSKQEKH
- a CDS encoding aminopeptidase, which produces MIRPLPSLGLLDRVLRVLFPGVLFLLLNGCASFSYYGQLASGQLQLLRAREAVTEVIADPARDQKLRAHLAQSQKARTFASQHLHLPDNQSYRLYADIGRPFVVWNVFATPEFSLTPQNHCFPIAGCVAYRGYYSQSAARGEAALLRLQGMDVSIGGVEAYSTLGWFNDPIISSMMGWGDERLATLIFHELAHQRFYVKDDTEFNESFATFVEQEGTRQWRAHRGLAPDNGALAQRRDQFIQLVLDTRTRLEQLYAQPLASELMRQRKAAEFERLRTEYRQLRDSQWTGDKRYDAWINAPMNNARLLPFGLYDQWVPAFAALFRQVDGDWVKFYAAVEKLGALPVGERKTALKKLTGK
- a CDS encoding dodecin, coding for MTDHHTYKKVELVGSSTSSIEDAINNALAEANKSIKHLEWFEVTETRGHIKDGKAAHFQVTLKVGFRIASS
- a CDS encoding OsmC family protein; the protein is MAITKKASAHWEGDLKTGIGSISTETGVLREAPYGFKARFEGGKGTNPEELIGAAHAGCFSMAFSMILGDAGLKADSIDTNAEVTLDQVDGGFAITAVKLILKAKIPGATQAQFEELSNKAKEGCPVSKVLNAKISLDATLVS
- a CDS encoding DUF1161 domain-containing protein, whose protein sequence is MKRFALAIICGVLTTSAFAAPKDCEELKNEIEVKIQANAVPSYTLEIVSKEEADKHDAAMVVGTCDYGRKAIIYQKNER
- a CDS encoding DUF1161 domain-containing protein encodes the protein MKMFMLAVGLLSLAGTAFADGKPCEELKAEIAAKLDAQGVSGYSLEIVDKGTSTDGKVVGTCEKGSKEIVYKR
- a CDS encoding DUF883 family protein; protein product: MANTSLRKASLQSMEAEIESLLKSLENLKDDASDESRKTLKALKANAESALKHSRHLLSDAYEEVKVKTRETGIATRDYAQEHPWTTAGVAVGALGLLAAYLLCKRGD
- a CDS encoding LLM class flavin-dependent oxidoreductase: MKRLSDIKFSTLDLVPVRENGSAAQSLRNSLDLAQHVEKFGYNRFWVAEHHNMDGIASSATSVLLGYLAGGTSTIRVGSGGVMLPNHAPLVIAEQFGTLESLYPGRIDLGLGRAPGSDQMTARALRRERSGSADDFPEDVAELVRYLGPRTPDQRIIAMPGTGTNVPVWLLGSSLFSAQLAGERGLPYAFASHFAPRFMHEAIRVYRNHFKPSAVLDKPYVMLGVPLVAADTDEQAEYLATSVYQRILALMRGQSLVQRPPVKTMDGLWLPHEKDAVHDFLGLAMVGSPQKIRAKLDVLIEQTQADELIFTCDLYEHADRVHSYELLAQVMKG
- a CDS encoding LysR family transcriptional regulator, which codes for MSHDLPPLNALRAFEATARLNSVSQAAEQLHVTHGAVSRQLKVLEAHLGVSLFIKDGRGLKLTDAGVRLRDASAEAFERLRTVCAELTQSTADAPFVLGCSGSLLARWFIPRLGRLNADLPDLRLHLSAGEGDLDPRRPGLDALLVFAEPPWPADMQVYELASERIGPVMSPRFAGYERLQQAPASALLSEPLLHTTSRPQAWPSWAQQSGLDGKALKYGQGFEHLYYLLEAAVAGLGVAIAPEPLVAEDLKAGRLVAPWGFSETPAQLALWLPKRAADGRARQLAQWLKNELRQAD
- the trpA gene encoding tryptophan synthase subunit alpha, encoding MSRLQTRFAELKEQNRAALVTFVTAGDPSYDTSLAILKGLPGAGADVIELGMPFTDPMADGPAIQLANIRALGAKQNLAKTLQMVREFREGNSDTPLVLMGYFNPIHMYGVPRFIADAKEAGVDGLIVVDLPPEHNGELCEPAQAAGLDFIRLTTPTTDDVRLPTVLNGSSGFVYYVSVAGVTGAGAATLEHVEEAVARLRRHTDLPISIGFGIRTPEQAASIARLADGVVVGSALIDHIANASTPEQAIDGVLSLCSALADGVRKARVS
- a CDS encoding anti-virulence regulator CigR family protein; protein product: MKMPKRLIASLGVLMLSATPLLHASADQRDDHDRGGQQQGHYDNHGDDHRGPQDNHRGGPPPRDFGPVRQTIRDNHGYFVRGAPPPPGIHLVRGRPLPRGYYGERLDHRALSRLPYYPGYEWRRAGGDIVLIAVGTGIVYEILEGVL
- a CDS encoding IS3 family transposase (programmed frameshift) translates to MDTGTKRSQRDYTLAFKLSVVHQVEKGELSYKEAQRRYGIQGRSTVLVWLRKHGRQDWSQGASIRSQRIRPMDEPTLPLTPEQRIKELEEQLALATQKAQFFEAVVDVLKNDYGVSVGKKATRQVVAQTQTLSVSRACQFMGISRQAYYKRNRVYRARADQDQQLITFVEKVRVRQPCIGTRKLHSMMHEQREQQELHVGRDRLFAVLRESRQLVRRKRAYHKTTDSHHRFRRHPNLLKPSPEQIVATGPEQVWVADITYLPTRDGVAYLSLVTDVFSRKIVGYHVHESLHTDSVVQAFRMALKRRRSVQKLVHHSDRGAQYCSALYQEMHAKHGITCSMTDGYDCYQNALAERVNGILKTEFLIHRPADFAQATQMVREAVTIYNQERPHLSLKYKTPDAVHRALG
- a CDS encoding HAD family hydrolase: MHYQTILFDLDGTLTDPREGITRSIQFALSKLGIDEPDLTRLEHFIGPPLLQAFMQFYDFDEPKAWEAVNFYRERFKVTGLYENRVFDGVKPLLETLGGQGRQLYIATSKPWVFAREIARHFDFAKHFKVIYGSELDGTRTNKVELIAHLMAEENLDPANTLMIGDRKHDLIGARSNGLDAAAVGYGFGSREELSAEAPAYHFETLDEMHQAFLRH